A window of the Candidatus Aegiribacteria sp. genome harbors these coding sequences:
- a CDS encoding class I SAM-dependent methyltransferase: MKSNRSKRVVRVPKDYYYRVHETRYRKILGSGSVFRQKQMNSHILSAWNEFVSTVNLVPEVSGIEFGCGTGINTITISEQGFQMTGIDISPTVIEKAKELAQNKGEIVEFIVGDMFATNLSSESFDFAINIWTLHVVGEQHLRDKHLSECYRVLKPGGYLFLHNESSDKDILNPIEEVVFEEAKEWNIPELKNKFELPNGEKIQVSFPAHMPPDMNGRRSLGEHKDELEKAGFKILKCYGDEMSASHSVSGNQVMIAFAYKEK; the protein is encoded by the coding sequence GTGAAAAGTAATAGAAGCAAACGTGTCGTAAGAGTTCCGAAAGATTACTATTATCGTGTTCACGAAACACGCTATAGGAAAATATTAGGTAGTGGATCAGTTTTTAGGCAAAAACAAATGAACAGCCATATACTCAGTGCCTGGAACGAGTTTGTATCAACAGTAAACCTTGTTCCGGAGGTTTCCGGGATTGAATTTGGATGCGGAACAGGCATTAATACCATTACTATTTCCGAGCAGGGCTTTCAAATGACAGGAATAGATATTTCACCGACTGTAATAGAAAAAGCAAAAGAATTAGCCCAAAATAAAGGGGAAATAGTAGAATTTATTGTAGGCGACATGTTTGCTACGAATCTTAGCTCTGAGAGTTTTGATTTTGCGATAAATATATGGACTTTGCACGTTGTGGGAGAACAGCATCTTCGTGACAAACACTTGTCCGAGTGTTATCGCGTCTTAAAACCAGGAGGATATCTATTCCTCCACAATGAAAGCTCTGATAAGGATATACTCAATCCCATTGAGGAAGTCGTATTTGAGGAAGCAAAAGAATGGAATATTCCAGAACTAAAAAATAAATTTGAACTGCCAAATGGAGAAAAAATTCAGGTAAGTTTTCCAGCGCACATGCCTCCTGATATGAACGGCAGAAGGTCTCTCGGAGAGCACAAGGATGAACTTGAAAAAGCTGGATTTAAAATACTCAAATGCTATGGGGATGAAATGAGTGCTTCTCATTCTGTATCCGGAAACCAAGTAATGATTGCTTTTGCATACAAGGAGAAATAG
- a CDS encoding AAA family ATPase: MKKKLVIVNDAPGIGKTTTCRELQRLLVGSVWLDGDWCWMANPWIVTEETKRMAKDRIARCKAREYSYPDQCIGYSERYTKG, from the coding sequence ATGAAAAAGAAACTCGTCATAGTCAACGACGCTCCCGGTATCGGTAAGACAACTACCTGTAGAGAACTGCAGCGACTGCTTGTCGGAAGTGTCTGGCTTGATGGCGATTGGTGTTGGATGGCCAATCCATGGATCGTAACGGAAGAAACCAAGAGAATGGCAAAAGACAGAATAGCGAGATGCAAAGCAAGAGAATACAGCTATCCGGATCAATGCATTGGCTATTCTGAGCGTTATACAAAAGGATAG